A window of Oncorhynchus kisutch isolate 150728-3 linkage group LG23, Okis_V2, whole genome shotgun sequence genomic DNA:
GGCACCTCCTTCCTAGAAGGCAGCTGGACAAAGCCTTTGCTGATCTGACGGCCCAACCTGGAATTAGTATGCACAGGCACTGTTACCAACCAAcaatagtatttgttttatttcaaatGCTTTGAGCATTTTATTGAGACTCCCTGGAGTGGCAGATTGGCCAGATTTAGTTCCATTGTTCCAGGCAAGTCTAATCAAGTGTAACTAAAGAATTTGAAAGAAAACATGCTATTTTAGAAGTCAGGGCTGGTCCTCTCTGTCTAATCATTTCTGCAACACAATGCTCACACTGTGAAATAGAGGCACAAAATATAAGTAATTCATGTCTAACCATTCCCTACATGGTCTGACATCAAACACCATTGCCCTTCATATCTACACATCGCTAATAAGTAGTTAATTAATATTGTGTGGATATAATTGCATTACCCATTAATACATAATTACCACAGCGCCCCCAATTCTCCCTGGTAATCTCACCCGTCTTTGTAGTTGATAACCATGTCCACCAGTGTGTTAAGCTGCTTGGTGAGCTCGGGAGGGTTGGGGGGCAGTTTCTTTGCCGGAGGTCGACCTCTGCGTTTCTTGACCTTTTCACCTCCAGCCTCCTGGCCGGAGTCTCGGGACTCAGAGTCTTTGTCGCCATGGTGATCACCTTTCCGTTTCTTTAGGCTGATGTCCTCCTCCATGTCCTCCAAGGCCCCGTTCTCCTCCACATGGGGGGAGgtcaaggaggaggaagaaaagaAGGGGAGgggatttgtttgtttatttggatcTCAATTAGCTGTTACTTAAGGAACATCTACACTTCCTGGGAACCACAGAAAACAAAGGATGGATATAGGAATGCACAAGCTGCTGGAagtgggaaaggggatacctagaaAGTTGCACGACTGAATGCATTTAACTGAAATGttattccacatttaacccaagcTGTCTGAATTAAACCGGTGCAGTGTGTAGCCTTGATCGATGTCATCGGTGCCCGGGGAGCTGCTGTTGTTgggggttaattgccttgctcgagggcagaacagcagatttctCCACATTGCCGGCACAGGGATTTGAACcatcaaccttccggttactggcccaacgctcttaagcgctaggctacctgccgcccacctctaggctacctgctgcccggaatatacagtatattaacaaATATTTGAGTGGAGAGAGAATTTACACACATTAATCAGGGTTGTGTACAAGTTATCTTCTTATTCAAGAGGAGAAAGATTGGCCcaataaaatgtaaatgcaatAGGACCAAATTTGGATTTGGAAATAAGTTTGGGGATGGGATAAGAAACAACTGTGCTCTTGACAGTGATTTGACCCCTGTAACTCCTGTCAGCTACACTCCTGACAGTTTAGTGGTTCTTAAATAGCTGTTCAATTGATCTCCTCTCTGAAGAAAGTCTAGCAGTTAGATGACTTAACGATTTAGACAGTCAAAGTTTGACCTTGAAAAACAATTCAACAGCCTCTTCCAAAAACTATTTCAAAGAATGAACTAAATGTGCATAGATTATTGATTTCACTATTAAATTATTCATTAACCTAGAGTTGATGTCTGCACCCCACAGAAATCACATTAGCATAATTGAAATATCCCCATAGAACTCAAACTGTTTACgctagagatatgtttttttgCATGTGCTCTTCCCCTTCCGCATTTGCTGTGTTTATTATACCAGGAGACATcaaaaaatcggtcttctcacaaaaatgtctgcagcctctgaacggtttggcctacaaactaatatgacccctctggaAAGACAGGACCCTAACAAGTCATTACCGAAGATCTGCTCATTTCTGTCTGcagcgtccgaacagtttggtctatacactaatatgaccccaccatGGAAAGGTGGGACTCAAACGAACACATacatgttttgctctaggacacccacaagcctcacaagacttGGTTGAAGGCAGCCTGGCAccagtttttaaaaaatgaatgtacGCATATATGGAAGTACTTTAGTGCCTAAAAAAAAGGGTTAAATACAGGTCAGTTTCTTTGTAAGAAGGTGTTAACTGTGGAAGGTGTAAACCCATGTTCGCAGTTAGCCAATGTTATGTAAATGCTGTTATGTAAATGCTGTTATGTAAATGCTGCCTTGGTCCCAAGTCAAAGCAGGTCCACTGAGGCCATGGCCCAGGAACCAGGAACCAGGAACCAGGTCGTGGAGGTGGAAACACTAAAGTCTGAGGCAAAACAATGGGGTAAATCCTCAGTGGAGATTCACCATGGTGGTGTCTATCTTATTTTAATCTCTCATAGCTGCAAATGTCTGCAGTAAGCAACTGCTGTATTTTACACAAAGGCAATTAAAGTAGACGTATGCATGCAGCATTACTTGTCCAggctggcagggagagagagagagagagagagaaagagggagggagggagggagggagggagggagggagggagggagggagggagggagggagggagggagggagggagggagggagggagggagggagggagggagggagggagagagggagggagagggagaaggagagatagggagggagggagggagggagggagggagggagggagggagggagggagggagggagggagggagggagggagggagggagggagggagggagggagggagggagggagggagggagggagggagggagggagggagggagggagggaggggagtgagagagagagagagagagagggagagagagcgagagaggagggagagagagaaggagagggagggagggagggagggagggagggagggagggagggagggagggagggagggagggagggagggagggagggagggagggagggagggagggagggagggagggagggagggaggggggggagagggggggagggagagagagagaggggggggagagagagagaggtagagagatggggggagtgagcgagagagaaagagggagagagagagagggagagagagagagagagagggagggagggagacagaaagggggcgagaaagagagagagggtgtgaataTGTGTTCACATTCAGCAGAGACTGAGGAATGCACTCCAATCTGAACGGAATATTGATGTATGAACCATACAGAAATGCAGCCAAAATAGTGCACACCCACGTCATATTATATTGTATTAGAATGTGAAAATCTACAAGGAAACAGAGATGAAAGTGCATGCAACTgtatatttaaataaatatgtaATCTGTGCTTATGAATGCATATACGATCAGtcaacctctccctctcaccataagcacagacacaaacagacaaacacaccctGGGGGACCATATCGAAAGTGGCCTAATAACCATCATCAATGACGAAGGATCTTTATGACATTACCAACGGTGGAATATGCATGTGCACTTCCACACACGTACACTAAtaaacacttgcacacacacacacacacacacacacacacacacacacacacacacacacagtgaaagcgAGAAAAGCATGAACAAAAGAGAATGATCGAGCGCAAAAAGAACAGTAAAAAGGACAATAAAAGACATAATGCGGATAATCGGTCAGGTTATCATTATAAAGCCTTCTCTACAGGGCTACAGTGGAATGCAATGGGATACAGAGTAATCCTAAAAAACGGATAAAATAGCTaaacaccctgtgtgtgtgtgtgtgtgtgtgtgtgtgtgtgtgtgtgtgtgtgtgtgcgcgcgcgtgcgcgtgtgagtgcgtgcgtgcatgcgtgtgttgcTCTATGCTTGTACCATCATCACCAAACAAGCCtgcctcttccttcccctcctcgaCTGGCAGACGATACCCCCTCATCTGTTACAgctcacacctacacactcacttCCTCTCCCGCTCACACAGACACTgcagacactcacacagacagacagacactcacacacatgctctctctctctcctgtctccctctctccctctgtgccgGTCTGTGCGATGCAGCCTGGCTGAATCCTATCCTCAGAATAAATAGAGGAAGCGAGGGCGAATGAAAGAAGACAATGGAAGAAGGAAGGACAAAAAACAAGTCACTAGGTGTAAGCAACGCTAAAAGGAAGGACAAATATTTACCTGGCTGCAGTCTGCAGTCTGACTCTGTGGATCAGAATGGGTTGTAGCTGGATGGGCTGCGGCTGCAGCTGGAGGGGAGAGAATTAGCAAGCCAGCATAGCGGCGAGCTGCTAGCCTCTTCATCAGCTGATCACTCGAAAAGCAGAAACCCAGAAGGGGGGCAAGCATGCAGGAGTAAAAGAAAAGCGCTAGGTTTTCATACACAAATCAACGGGTAGCTGAGCGGGGGAAAATAACATGTGATAATAGTAGTAGTcatctgtctctgactctgtgtgGCAGGCAGGCTGCAGTAGgcagctctccctctcctctcccctctgctgCAGTCTCATTCCTCTCAGTAAGGCCCCAAGCTCGTCTGCCTCTGCATGTTTTAATATCGACTGTTGCCAGACGCTTTTTTCCCCCCGATCCTGTTAAAGTTATCGGGTCCATTTTTTTTCATGAACGATTTTTGCATTACGTTTCAGCATGTGGGGATTAGACTCTGTGTGGAGGCTGAGTGTGTGGTCGGGGGAGGGGTGGTCTATAATGTGCATGTTACACACACATGGCTCAGTCTGAACACAAATTATTCAAGCTCAGTGCTGCCACGATGATGTCATGCTGGTGGTAATTCAAGGTTTTAGGtcatgtcgtgtgtgtgtgtgtgtgtgtgtgtgtgtgtgtagacacaaTTCATTCCAGACATTCTGAAGCTCTGATTCAGGGACTCCACTAGGAAACCTGATAACAACCAGAGATGGGCAGTATTCATGTTACATGTATTTGAATATGTATTTCAACTACTTCTGagtattttgtcatttgtattgcactgggctgaactacactccaatgtattttCTAACATGATACATTCGAGAGCTGtaatttgtattttcaaaatacaaattacttttctaaaatatatatatatatatattattttagaatatatatatattttgtggcACCTTTTCACCCTTTATTGGTATCAAAAGTCTATGGTGTGACACTATGGTGTGATaagagtgtaacggatgtgaaacgactagcttagttagcggtgcgcgctaaatagcgtttcaatcagtgacgtcacttgctctgagaccttgaagtagtggttccccttgctctgcaagggccgtggcttttgtggagcgatgggtaacgatgcttcgtgggtgactgttgttgatgtgtgcagagggtccctggttcacgcccgggtatgggcgaggggacggtctaaagttatactgttacaagaGCATCTGCTCAATAaaataatgtaaatgtaaactcagcaaaaaaagaaacgtcccttgttcaggaccctgtctttcaaagataatttgtaaaaatcccaaaaacttcacagatcttcattgtaaagggtttaaacactgtttcacatgcttgttcaataaaccataaacaattaatgaacatgcacctgtggaacggtcattaagacatgaacagcttacagacggcagGCAATTAACGTCACAGTtacgaaaacttaggacactaaagaggcctttctactgaatcTGAAAAAacccaaaagaaagatgcccagggtctctgctcatctgtgtgaacgtgccttaggcatgctgcaaggagacatgaagactgcagatgtggccagggcaataaattgcaatgtccgtactgtgagacgcctaagaccgcgctacagggagacaggacagacagctgatcgtccttgcagtggcagaccacttgaaacaacacctgcacaggatcggtacatccgaacattacacctgtgggacaggtacaggatggcaacaacaacttccgTGGTTACACCAGAAACGCACAATCACTCCATCTGTTATGCTCGTTGATGGAAgtatcggaccaagatgcagcgtggtaggcgtacatcttAATTTTATTCAATGATAActgaaaaaacaacaaatacaaaCTAAACGTGACGTTTAGTAGGGCTAAACcgcacagtaccaaaacaagatcccacaaacaacaggtgggaaaaggctgcctaaatatgatacTCAATCAGAGTCAATGATAgacagttgcctctgattgggaacgataccaggccaacatagaaatacaaaaaactagagtaccctccctattctgtatacttccggcccttctttggacactgtgtcaacaaccctccaggcaagcttcaatgccatacaactctcattccgtggcctccaattgctcttaaatacaagtaaaactaaatgcatgctcttcaaccgatcgctacctgcacctacccgcctgtccaacatcactactctggacggctctgactacaaatacttaggtgtctggttagactgtaaactctccttccagacccatatcaaacatctccaatccaaagttaaatctagaattggcttcctatttcgcaacaaagcatccttcactcatgctgccaaacatacccttgtaaaactgaccatcctaccaatcctcgactttggcgatgtcatttacaaaatagcccccaataccctactcaacaaattggatgcagtctatcacagtgcaatcctttttatcaccaaagccccatatactacccaccattgcgacctgtacgctctcgttggctggccctcgcttcatactcgtcgccaaacccactggctccatgtcatctacatgaccctgctaggtaaagtccccccttatctcagctcgctggtcaccatagcatctcccacctgtagcacacgctccagcaggtatatctctctagtcacccccaaaaccaattctttctttggccgcctctccttccagttctctgctgccaatgactggaacgaactacaaaaatctctgaaactggaaacacttatctccctcactagctttaagcaccaactgtcagagcagctcacagattactgcacctgtacatagcccacctataatttagcccaaacaactacctctttcccaactgtatttaatttgaatttatttatttattttgctcctttgcaccccattattttttatttctactttgcaaattcttccattgcaaaactaccattccagtattttacttgctatattgtatttactttgccatcatggccttttttgcctttacctcccttctcacctcatttgctcacattgtatatagacttgtttatactgcattattgactgtatgtttgtttttactccatgtgtaactctgtgtcgttttatctgtcgaactgctttgctttatcttggccaggtcgcaattgtaaatgagaacttgttctcaacttgcctacctggttaaataaaggtaaaataaaaataatttaaaaattaaaaaattcacaccctgacctaaccaaaatagagaataaaaaggctctctaaggtcagggtgtggcagtacccccccccccaaaaggtgcaGACTCAGGGCCCCAAAACCTGACTCTAtgggggagggtccgggtgggcatctagcctCGGTGGCTTAGACCCTGCTCAGCTCGCGGATCCCTCCGCTTCCGTGGAACCAGACCATGGATCGTCACCGGAGGCTCCGGACAGTGAATCGTagccggaggaaccggaccgtagatcgtcgccggggactccggactgtggatcgtcgccggggactccggaccgtgGATGGTCACCGGAGGAACCGGatcgtggatcatcgccggaggctccggactgggaacccccgctggaggctccggactgggaaccgtcgctggaggctccggaccttgGATCGTCTCtagaggctccgggccatggatcatcactggaggctccgggctatggatcatcactggaggcttcgggccatggatcatcactggaggctccgggccatggatcatcactggaggcttcgggccatggatcatcactggaggcttcgggccatggatcatcactggaggcttcgggccgtggatcatcactggaggcctggtgcgtggagctggcacaggacgtaccgggctggggagacgcactggaggccgGGTGCGTGAAGCCGGCACAGGATATACTgaaccgtggaggcgcactggaggtctgaatcgtagagctggcacaacgcgtCCTGGACAAATGACCACCTTCGCACAGCAAGTgtggggagctggcacaggacacactgggctgtgaaggcgcacttgGGACACAGTGCGTAGAGTCGGCGCAGGATATactggaccgtggaggcgcactggaggcctggagcgtagagctggcacaacgcgtCCTGGGCAAATGACCATCTTCGCACGGCAAGTgtggggagctggcacagggctGTGAAGGCATATTGGGGACACAGTacgtagagccggcgcaggatatactGGACCCaggaggcgtactggagaccaGTAGCGCTGAGCTGGCACAACCTGTCCTGGACAGATACCCACTTTAGCACGA
This region includes:
- the LOC109868804 gene encoding probable global transcription activator SNF2L2 isoform X2, whose product is MLAPLLGFCFSSDQLMKRLAARRYAGLLILSPPAAAAAHPATTHSDPQSQTADCSQENGALEDMEEDISLKKRKGDHHGDKDSESRDSGQEAGGEKVKKRRGRPPAKKLPPNPPELTKQLNTLVDMVINYKDGLGRQISKGFVQLPSRKEVPEYYELIRKPVDFRRIRERVRNHKYRSVGDLEKDIILLCHNAQTFNLEGSQIFEDSIVLKSVFESARQRIVIDDEEKKDSTAICDDGGRDNQFGSSEVKTVTKQVKQRMKKEERSRKMKVKKTVYSDVDSDEDLEDNTAKDEG
- the LOC109868804 gene encoding probable global transcription activator SNF2L2 isoform X1, with the protein product MLAPLLGFCFSSDQLMKRLAARRYAGLLILSPPAAAAAHPATTHSDPQSQTADCSQNGALEDMEEDISLKKRKGDHHGDKDSESRDSGQEAGGEKVKKRRGRPPAKKLPPNPPELTKQLNTLVDMVINYKDGLGRQISKGFVQLPSRKEVPEYYELIRKPVDFRRIRERVRNHKYRSVGDLEKDIILLCHNAQTFNLEGSQIFEDSIVLKSVFESARQRIVIDDEEKKDSTAICDDGGRDNQFGSSEVKTVTKQVKQRMKKEERSRKMKVKKTVYSDVDSDEDLEDNTAKDEG